One window of the Mycobacterium sp. SVM_VP21 genome contains the following:
- a CDS encoding MarR family transcriptional regulator: MYRFSPGQINGGGPELDLAQQKSWHNYLTTVLRMSTLLNRKLTDAHGISLDDVRLLSLLDSAPEGSVQMGELVEALPSLPSRLTRQVRRLEEENLVQRTTSPHDRRRVIATITEAGRILVGEAMTTYANEVQTHFLGPLTRPQIAAMGTTCRQIGDALKSAQR; encoded by the coding sequence ATGTATCGCTTCAGTCCTGGTCAAATCAACGGAGGCGGACCAGAGCTGGATCTGGCTCAGCAGAAGTCGTGGCACAACTACTTGACGACCGTCTTGCGCATGTCGACGCTGCTCAACCGGAAGCTGACCGACGCCCACGGCATCTCGCTGGATGACGTGCGCCTGCTGAGCCTGCTCGACAGCGCGCCCGAAGGCAGTGTCCAGATGGGCGAACTGGTTGAAGCCTTGCCGTCCCTACCAAGCCGTCTGACCAGGCAAGTCCGCCGCTTGGAAGAGGAAAATCTGGTGCAGCGGACGACTAGTCCCCACGACCGCCGCCGCGTCATCGCGACCATCACCGAGGCGGGCAGAATCTTGGTGGGAGAAGCCATGACGACCTACGCGAACGAGGTCCAAACCCACTTCCTGGGCCCGCTGACCAGACCGCAGATCGCCGCCATGGGAACCACCTGTCGACAAATAGGCGACGCGCTGAAATCGGCACAACGCTGA
- a CDS encoding hydroxylase, with the protein MAHEVVERVEQIAAQLAGTADDSERLGKLSEQSVALIRQAGVMRMLQPTDFGGYAAHPRDFAEAVMAVAKHCGSTGWVCGVGGVHPWEMALMDRRLQAEIWADNPDTWIASPYAAQGIATPVEGGYRLTGRWNFSSGTDHCSWIFLGARVGGAEGGPPKVLHVVLPRADYTIVEDSWDVIGLSGTGSKDIVVDGAFIPDYRTIDFEHVASGASAAEAAGRTETVYKLPFWAMFPLGITAALIGITEGALAAHLDYQRDRVAATGTKIKDDPYVLYAISEAAAEIAASRVQLLDGISRMYDLADAGKKISFEDRSLVRRNQIRCAWRAVAAADAIFARSGGNAARRNNPLQRFWRDAHVGLGHAIQTPGSIYHSSALTVMGVEPAPALRAMI; encoded by the coding sequence ATGGCGCACGAAGTTGTCGAGCGCGTCGAGCAGATCGCCGCCCAGCTGGCCGGTACCGCCGACGACAGCGAACGGCTCGGCAAGCTCTCCGAACAGTCAGTGGCGCTGATCCGCCAAGCCGGCGTGATGCGGATGCTGCAACCGACGGACTTCGGCGGTTACGCCGCCCACCCGCGCGACTTCGCCGAGGCGGTCATGGCGGTGGCCAAGCACTGCGGCTCCACCGGCTGGGTGTGCGGCGTCGGGGGAGTGCACCCCTGGGAGATGGCGTTGATGGACCGCCGGCTGCAAGCCGAAATCTGGGCCGACAATCCGGACACCTGGATCGCCTCCCCGTATGCCGCGCAAGGGATTGCGACCCCGGTCGAGGGTGGTTATCGGTTGACCGGGCGGTGGAACTTCTCCTCGGGCACCGATCACTGCAGCTGGATCTTCCTGGGCGCGCGCGTCGGCGGCGCCGAGGGTGGGCCGCCGAAGGTGCTGCACGTCGTCTTGCCGCGCGCCGACTACACCATCGTCGAGGACTCCTGGGATGTCATCGGCCTGTCGGGCACCGGCAGCAAGGACATCGTCGTCGACGGCGCCTTCATCCCGGACTACCGCACCATCGACTTCGAGCACGTCGCCTCCGGCGCCAGCGCCGCCGAGGCGGCCGGACGCACGGAGACGGTCTACAAGCTGCCGTTCTGGGCGATGTTCCCGCTCGGGATCACCGCCGCGCTCATCGGAATCACCGAGGGGGCGCTGGCAGCGCATCTGGACTATCAGCGCGACCGGGTGGCCGCCACCGGCACCAAGATCAAGGACGACCCGTACGTGCTCTACGCCATCTCGGAGGCCGCCGCGGAGATCGCCGCCTCACGCGTGCAACTCCTCGACGGCATCAGCAGAATGTACGACCTCGCCGACGCCGGCAAAAAGATCAGCTTCGAGGACCGCTCGCTGGTGCGGCGCAACCAGATTCGCTGCGCCTGGCGGGCCGTGGCAGCTGCCGATGCGATCTTCGCCCGCTCCGGGGGTAACGCCGCGCGCCGGAACAACCCGCTGCAGCGGTTCTGGCGCGACGCCCACGTCGGGCTGGGGCACGCCATCCAGACCCCGGGGAGCATCTATCACTCCAGTGCCCTGACGGTGATGGGGGTGGAGCCGGCGCCGGCGTTGCGGGCGATGATCTGA
- a CDS encoding type II toxin-antitoxin system Phd/YefM family antitoxin: MSTVPFRNRDGKLVDVPVVTASRLKNEFGTVFEQAAVNGAVVITKHDTPRAVLLSYAEFEALTAPATPVLDHLSERFDNLLAAMQTAKAKAGVAAAFEATPEELGAAAVKAARTAKPQ, translated from the coding sequence ATGTCCACGGTTCCGTTCCGCAACCGCGACGGCAAGCTGGTCGACGTACCGGTGGTGACTGCCAGTCGCCTCAAAAACGAGTTCGGCACCGTCTTCGAGCAGGCCGCAGTCAACGGGGCAGTGGTGATCACCAAGCACGACACCCCCAGGGCGGTGCTGCTCTCGTATGCCGAATTCGAGGCTCTGACCGCACCGGCTACACCCGTCCTTGACCACCTCAGCGAGCGCTTCGACAACCTGCTGGCAGCCATGCAGACAGCAAAAGCCAAAGCCGGAGTTGCCGCTGCATTCGAAGCCACGCCGGAGGAGTTGGGGGCCGCTGCGGTGAAGGCGGCGCGGACCGCGAAGCCACAGTGA
- a CDS encoding zeta toxin family protein encodes MVPKAAAPPQLYVLAGVNGAGKSSIIGAAIRDNGGEYYNPDEAAREIMVANPGLGQTAANAAAWEQGRKLLERAIDQGLDFTFETTLGGNTLPRLLAEAAKRRVDVHVFFIGLASAEAHIGRVRQRVNAGGHDIPEADIRRRSRHSLINLVTLLPVLAQLRVYDNSAAADPATGKAPQPLVVIHMQRGRIVGPPDLTSTPTWAKPIVAAALELSQAH; translated from the coding sequence ATGGTTCCCAAGGCAGCCGCACCACCTCAGCTGTACGTGCTGGCAGGCGTCAACGGCGCCGGCAAGAGCAGCATCATCGGCGCGGCGATCCGCGATAACGGCGGCGAGTACTACAACCCCGACGAGGCCGCGCGCGAGATCATGGTGGCCAATCCCGGACTGGGTCAGACCGCGGCCAACGCAGCCGCATGGGAGCAGGGACGAAAGTTACTCGAACGGGCCATCGACCAGGGCCTCGATTTCACTTTTGAGACCACCCTGGGCGGCAACACGCTACCGCGATTGCTGGCCGAGGCTGCCAAGCGTCGGGTCGACGTTCACGTCTTTTTCATTGGGCTCGCCAGTGCCGAGGCCCACATCGGGCGAGTACGACAACGAGTCAACGCCGGCGGACACGACATTCCCGAAGCCGATATCCGCCGCCGCTCTCGCCACAGCCTGATTAATCTCGTGACACTGCTGCCGGTGCTGGCCCAGCTACGGGTTTATGACAACTCGGCGGCCGCCGACCCCGCGACCGGGAAGGCGCCGCAGCCACTCGTGGTGATACATATGCAGCGTGGACGCATCGTCGGGCCGCCCGATCTGACCTCTACGCCCACCTGGGCCAAGCCCATCGTCGCGGCGGCCCTGGAACTCAGCCAAGCACACTGA
- a CDS encoding sulfotransferase gives MSARNEFSAFIDDAKRQRMLHGLFDNFYADSTAEVIFDTNRAWCAWMPAIAQLFPDAKVIACVRDMPWILDSIERLIQHNVFTPSSIFNFQSGGTVYTRANGVAAQNGMVGAPYDSLKQACFGAQRDRLLLMQYETLTTDPAKTMHAIYRFLDEPAFDHDFDHTDYDVTEFDERAGTPGLHTVRGTVKAEPRESLLPPDLFNRFINDAFWRNPNRILDGLHIV, from the coding sequence ATGAGCGCCCGCAACGAATTCTCGGCGTTCATCGACGACGCCAAGCGCCAGCGCATGCTGCACGGGTTGTTCGACAACTTCTACGCCGACTCCACCGCCGAGGTCATCTTCGACACCAACCGGGCCTGGTGCGCCTGGATGCCGGCGATCGCGCAGTTGTTTCCGGACGCGAAAGTCATTGCCTGCGTGCGGGATATGCCGTGGATTCTCGACAGCATCGAACGTCTGATCCAGCACAACGTCTTCACCCCGTCGTCGATCTTCAACTTCCAGTCCGGCGGCACGGTCTACACCCGCGCCAACGGTGTGGCCGCCCAGAACGGCATGGTGGGCGCACCCTATGACTCGCTCAAACAGGCCTGCTTCGGCGCGCAACGCGACCGGCTGCTGTTGATGCAGTACGAGACCCTGACCACCGACCCGGCCAAGACCATGCACGCCATCTACCGGTTCCTGGACGAACCGGCCTTCGACCACGACTTCGACCACACCGACTACGACGTCACCGAATTCGACGAACGCGCGGGCACTCCCGGCCTGCACACCGTGCGCGGGACCGTCAAGGCCGAACCCCGCGAAAGTCTGCTGCCGCCAGACCTTTTCAACCGCTTCATCAACGACGCCTTCTGGCGCAACCCGAATCGGATTCTCGACGGGTTACACATCGTGTGA
- a CDS encoding TetR/AcrR family transcriptional regulator, which translates to MGNREDLLEGAKRCLVERGWANTTVRDIAAAAGVSHAAIGYHFGSRERLLVQALLEELDELDTRMAPDGQPATAVDQWRAMLESFTTDKALWTSHLEAIVQAQRNDELRTRLAEGQQRARTELGGSVPLAVILGLMIQSLIDPDSAPTADAVVAELRELASHSGPTPR; encoded by the coding sequence ATGGGCAACCGTGAGGATCTGCTGGAGGGAGCCAAGCGCTGCTTGGTCGAACGAGGCTGGGCGAATACGACGGTGCGCGACATCGCCGCGGCGGCCGGCGTCAGCCATGCCGCCATCGGCTATCACTTCGGTAGCCGCGAACGCCTTCTAGTGCAGGCCCTGCTGGAAGAGCTCGACGAGCTCGACACCCGCATGGCGCCCGACGGTCAACCGGCGACGGCAGTGGACCAGTGGCGGGCGATGCTCGAGTCCTTCACCACCGACAAGGCGCTGTGGACCTCGCACCTGGAAGCGATCGTCCAAGCCCAACGCAACGACGAACTGCGCACACGCCTGGCCGAGGGTCAACAACGCGCGCGCACCGAGCTGGGCGGCTCAGTCCCGTTGGCCGTGATCCTCGGTTTGATGATCCAGTCACTGATCGATCCCGACAGTGCGCCGACGGCGGATGCTGTGGTGGCGGAGTTGCGGGAGTTGGCCAGCCACAGCGGGCCGACCCCGCGTTGA
- a CDS encoding sulfotransferase, with translation MTAIHFISGLPRSGSTLLAALLRQNPRFQAGMSGPLAGLFGALLGEMSARNEFSVFIDDTKRQRMLHGLFDNFYADSTAEVIFDTNRAWCAWMPAIAQLFPDAKVIACVRDMPWILDSIERLIQHNVFTPSSIFNFQPGGTVYTRANGVAAQNGMVGAPYDSLKQACFGAQRDRLLLVQYETLTTDPAKTMHAIYRFLDQPAFDHDFDHTDYDVTEFDERAGTPGLHTVRGTVKAEPRESLLPPDLFNRFVNDAFWRDPNRIPEGLQVV, from the coding sequence ATGACCGCGATCCACTTCATCTCGGGCCTGCCGCGCTCGGGGTCGACCCTGCTGGCCGCGTTACTGCGGCAGAATCCGCGCTTTCAGGCCGGCATGTCAGGTCCGCTGGCCGGCCTGTTCGGCGCCCTGCTGGGCGAGATGAGCGCCCGCAACGAATTCTCGGTCTTCATCGACGACACCAAGCGCCAACGCATGCTGCACGGACTGTTCGACAACTTCTACGCCGACTCCACCGCCGAGGTCATCTTCGACACCAACCGAGCCTGGTGCGCCTGGATGCCGGCAATCGCGCAACTCTTCCCGGACGCCAAAGTCATTGCCTGCGTGCGGGACATGCCGTGGATTCTCGACAGCATCGAACGTCTGATCCAGCACAACGTCTTCACCCCGTCGTCGATCTTCAACTTCCAGCCCGGCGGCACGGTCTACACCCGAGCCAACGGCGTGGCGGCGCAGAACGGCATGGTTGGCGCACCGTATGACTCGCTCAAGCAGGCCTGCTTCGGCGCGCAACGCGACCGACTGCTGTTGGTGCAGTACGAGACCCTGACCACCGACCCCGCCAAGACCATGCACGCCATCTACCGGTTCCTGGACCAGCCGGCCTTCGACCACGACTTCGACCACACCGACTACGACGTCACCGAATTCGACGAACGCGCGGGCACTCCCGGCCTGCACACCGTGCGCGGGACCGTCAAGGCCGAACCCCGCGAAAGTCTGTTACCGCCGGACCTTTTCAACCGGTTTGTCAACGACGCCTTCTGGCGCGATCCGAATCGGATCCCCGAGGGATTGCAGGTGGTGTGA
- a CDS encoding histidine phosphatase family protein: MSTYRTLILLRHAKSDYPPGAADHERPLAPRGIREAGLAGDWLRAHAPAIDAVLCSTATRTRQTYAQTALTAPVRYVDDLYDAMPGNVIDTINTVAADVDTLLVIGHEPAMSSVALGLAGPGTDAAIAQQISEKYPTSGIAVLHVPCGWADVKLGSAALVDFCVPR, encoded by the coding sequence GTGAGCACTTACCGGACCCTGATTCTGCTGCGGCACGCCAAGTCGGACTATCCGCCCGGAGCCGCCGACCACGAGCGTCCGTTAGCGCCGCGCGGAATCCGGGAGGCGGGGCTGGCCGGAGACTGGCTGCGCGCCCATGCGCCGGCCATCGATGCGGTGTTGTGTTCGACCGCCACCCGGACCCGACAGACCTACGCGCAGACCGCGCTGACCGCACCGGTGCGCTACGTCGACGACCTCTACGACGCGATGCCCGGAAACGTGATCGACACGATCAACACCGTGGCCGCCGACGTCGACACGCTGCTGGTGATCGGCCACGAACCGGCGATGTCCAGCGTCGCACTGGGACTGGCCGGCCCCGGCACCGATGCAGCCATAGCCCAACAGATCTCGGAGAAGTACCCGACGTCGGGGATCGCCGTCCTCCATGTCCCCTGCGGCTGGGCGGACGTGAAATTGGGATCAGCCGCGCTGGTCGACTTCTGCGTTCCGCGGTAG
- the gjpA gene encoding outer membrane porin GjpA, whose protein sequence is MARQHRSNGNQRSPHARALPRKRAGSTQTLRPYASVGVAVVGAGLIAATPVTAPSPAVHQMREVALTTGSGSLPDLLAPWIAQYNTASENSTALMNAFFVAPGVGMQQMAANMAGYLQDFFNDPTSNSVTSISTQMQNNLSAVQTGYGLQGANTATTDTVLSHTLDGNGNPLGSDPGHLLMFNEAPGYLPAGTDPATVMPIIDFLASPESGIIMGMLGPSISPWVALLNSMTAGDDGNTTLANMVGAYFNGATLNLDSLLPMINGFHVFPPGMTMENLDIAFGGLLSAGSVGPDSGVGGSIFNSVGLDFSGVPVLGTLDLPGQAVGPLGAWEGWAQTIASLLGWDGSGSPLSGVTLPTIPTDFFDDGGASAMATDVSGWLQDLGSWL, encoded by the coding sequence AACGGGAATCAGCGCTCGCCTCACGCCCGCGCACTCCCACGAAAGCGCGCAGGCTCAACGCAAACCCTTCGGCCCTACGCCTCCGTCGGCGTCGCGGTCGTCGGTGCCGGCCTGATCGCCGCCACGCCGGTGACCGCGCCGTCGCCCGCCGTCCACCAGATGCGCGAGGTGGCTCTGACCACCGGCAGCGGTTCGCTGCCGGATCTGCTGGCGCCGTGGATCGCCCAGTACAACACTGCGTCCGAAAACTCCACGGCCTTGATGAACGCCTTCTTTGTGGCGCCCGGTGTGGGGATGCAGCAGATGGCCGCGAACATGGCCGGCTACCTGCAGGACTTCTTCAACGACCCGACCAGCAACAGTGTCACGAGTATCAGCACCCAGATGCAGAACAATCTGTCGGCAGTGCAGACCGGCTATGGGCTACAAGGCGCCAACACCGCCACCACGGACACAGTGCTCAGCCACACCCTTGATGGGAACGGGAACCCGCTTGGGAGTGACCCAGGCCATCTGCTCATGTTCAACGAGGCTCCTGGCTACCTACCGGCGGGCACAGATCCCGCCACGGTGATGCCGATTATCGACTTCCTGGCGTCGCCCGAGAGCGGAATCATCATGGGAATGCTGGGTCCGTCCATCAGCCCGTGGGTTGCGTTGCTGAACAGCATGACGGCCGGGGACGACGGGAACACGACGCTGGCCAATATGGTGGGCGCCTACTTCAACGGAGCGACCCTCAACCTCGACTCGCTGCTGCCGATGATCAACGGCTTCCATGTTTTCCCACCGGGCATGACCATGGAGAATCTGGATATTGCGTTCGGTGGGCTGCTGAGTGCTGGCAGCGTGGGCCCTGACTCTGGAGTTGGGGGTTCCATCTTCAACAGCGTTGGCTTGGACTTCAGCGGTGTCCCCGTCCTGGGCACCCTGGACCTTCCAGGTCAGGCGGTAGGCCCGTTGGGGGCGTGGGAGGGCTGGGCGCAGACGATCGCCTCGTTGTTGGGGTGGGATGGGTCGGGGTCGCCGTTAAGCGGTGTGACACTGCCGACGATTCCCACCGATTTCTTTGATGACGGTGGTGCCAGTGCGATGGCCACCGATGTGTCGGGCTGGTTGCAGGACCTCGGGTCCTGGCTGTAA